The Acidipropionibacterium virtanenii DNA segment TTCCAGACGTCGTCGAGCCCCGTACCGGTGTAGGCCGAGCAGGTGAGCACCGGCACCCGGCGCTTCTCGGAGTCCGAGGAGACCAGCTTCATCGCGATGGACAGGTCGCGGGCGGCGACCCGCGCGTTGCCGGCATTGTCCCCGTCGGCCTTGTTGACCGCCACGACGTCGGCGATCTCCAGGATGCCCTTCTTGATCCCCTGCAGCTGGTCGCCGGTACCGGTGACCGAAAGCATCAGGAAGGTGTCGACCATCCCCGCCACGGCCACCTCCGACTGCCCCACGCCGACGGTCTCGATGATGATGACACCGTATCCGGCGGCCTCCATGATGATCATGGCCTCGCGGGTGGCCCGGGCCACCCCGCCCAGGTGACCGCCCGACGGGGAGGGGCGCACGAAGGCCTCCTCTCGGTTGGCCAGATCGCCCATCCGGGTGCGGTCTCCCAGGATGGAACCGCCGGTGCGCGAGGACGACGGGTCGACCGCCAGCACCGCGATCTTGTAGTGGTACTCGTCGATCAGCTTGGAGCCCATCGCATTGATGAAGGTCGATTTCCCGGCCCCCGGCACCCCGGAGATCCCGACCCGGATGGCGTTGCCGGTGTGCGGGGCCAGCCGGCGCAGCAGATCACGGGCCAGTTCCCGGTGAGCCGGCTTGCTGGACTCCACCAGGGTCAGCGCCCGGGCGATGTGCATCCGGCTTCCGGCCAGAACGTTCTCAACGAGCTCGGGGACGTCGATCTTCATTGCTGTGCATGCCTCCTGGGTGTGGGACTCCACCGTATCGCCCCGGACACGGCCGACGGCCGGCCCCGGGAAATCCCCGGGGCCGGCCGCCTTCTGCACTACCGGTTGAGTGCCGTGGACCGGATCAGTCCTCGACGT contains these protein-coding regions:
- the meaB gene encoding methylmalonyl Co-A mutase-associated GTPase MeaB, giving the protein MKIDVPELVENVLAGSRMHIARALTLVESSKPAHRELARDLLRRLAPHTGNAIRVGISGVPGAGKSTFINAMGSKLIDEYHYKIAVLAVDPSSSRTGGSILGDRTRMGDLANREEAFVRPSPSGGHLGGVARATREAMIIMEAAGYGVIIIETVGVGQSEVAVAGMVDTFLMLSVTGTGDQLQGIKKGILEIADVVAVNKADGDNAGNARVAARDLSIAMKLVSSDSEKRRVPVLTCSAYTGTGLDDVWKAVLDHRAYLEKDGSLVRRRVSQQREWLWNMVENEVLESLKTDARVQQAAERIEAGLGTEATNALDGASKILQIFAERVPELPWARGEMKARS